In one Polaribacter sp. ALD11 genomic region, the following are encoded:
- a CDS encoding antibiotic biosynthesis monooxygenase, with product MIIDDLKVPYYAVIFSTILTDNISGYLETANKIEVLAKEQPGYLGIESARSEVGITVSYWQNLDAIVAWKNNLEHIEARNLGREKWYKKYQLRICKVEREYGFEK from the coding sequence ATGATTATTGATGATTTAAAAGTTCCTTATTATGCTGTAATATTTTCAACTATTTTAACCGATAATATTAGTGGTTATTTAGAAACAGCAAATAAAATAGAAGTATTGGCAAAAGAACAACCAGGTTACTTAGGCATAGAATCTGCAAGAAGCGAGGTAGGAATTACTGTTTCTTATTGGCAAAACCTAGATGCTATTGTGGCTTGGAAAAACAATTTAGAGCATATTGAAGCCAGAAATTTAGGAAGAGAGAAATGGTACAAGAAGTATCAACTACGCATTTGTAAAGTAGAAAGAGAGTATGGTTTTGAAAAATAA
- a CDS encoding riboflavin synthase subunit beta encodes MGFLKRTNKKFDYQPRYYKGEGSPFKIEHKLDQYRTTAGKNKGLKGKFGDAIDDLKNPDRTTSRTLLIIITILVLVFLYIIDFDLSIFINN; translated from the coding sequence ATGGGATTTTTAAAACGTACAAACAAGAAATTTGATTACCAACCTCGTTATTACAAAGGAGAAGGAAGTCCTTTTAAAATTGAGCACAAACTAGATCAATACAGAACTACAGCTGGTAAAAACAAGGGCTTAAAAGGCAAGTTTGGTGATGCTATTGACGATTTAAAAAACCCTGATAGAACAACCAGCAGAACACTTTTAATTATCATTACTATCTTAGTTTTGGTTTTTCTTTACATCATCGATTTCGATTTATCTATATTCATAAATAATTAA
- a CDS encoding rhomboid family intramembrane serine protease codes for MGKLTDGIKHLIIINVILFVAPQLLQLDVTNILALHFPKNEHFGIWQYITHMFMHGSLPHILFNMYGLWAFGTPLEQMWGKKKFLFFYFSAGLGAGLIYTLVNYYQFNGIYDLFLNAGLNPSEILSVLEKGSTNDARIVSSITQEQFNKITSLYNTPAVGASGAVYGVLVAFGLYFKDAKLALIFLPIPIAAKYFIPVMILGDLFFGMTKYSVGNVAHFAHIGGALIGFIIAYYWKKKSI; via the coding sequence ATGGGGAAACTTACAGACGGTATAAAACACCTAATTATAATAAATGTAATTTTGTTTGTAGCACCACAATTGCTACAATTAGATGTTACAAACATATTAGCATTGCATTTTCCTAAGAATGAGCATTTTGGAATTTGGCAATATATTACACATATGTTTATGCATGGTAGTTTGCCACATATTTTATTTAATATGTATGGTTTATGGGCTTTTGGAACGCCTTTAGAGCAAATGTGGGGAAAAAAGAAATTTTTATTCTTTTACTTTTCTGCAGGTCTTGGTGCAGGATTAATTTATACCCTAGTAAACTATTATCAATTTAATGGTATTTATGATCTTTTTTTAAATGCAGGACTAAATCCTTCTGAAATTTTATCTGTTTTAGAAAAAGGAAGCACAAATGATGCTAGAATTGTTAGCTCAATAACACAAGAACAATTTAACAAAATAACGTCCTTATATAACACACCAGCAGTTGGTGCTTCTGGTGCCGTTTATGGCGTTTTAGTAGCCTTTGGTTTGTATTTTAAAGATGCGAAGTTAGCCTTGATATTTTTACCAATTCCAATCGCTGCAAAATACTTTATTCCTGTAATGATTTTAGGAGATTTATTCTTCGGAATGACGAAGTACTCTGTTGGTAATGTTGCCCACTTTGCACATATTGGTGGTGCTTTAATTGGATTTATTATTGCCTATTATTGGAAGAAAAAATCAATTTAA
- a CDS encoding rhomboid family intramembrane serine protease — translation MSFIDTLKYKYKTGTIIEKLIYLNVAVFAITLLLTVFLGLYKEEASFITKWFSLDDNLDIFLTRPWSIITYGFLHADFIHLIFNMITLYFIGNLFIQYFTQKQALTFYILGTLFGGIFYLLSQNYFPLFEGDSFKLVGASAGISAIFIGIVTYIPNYQIKIPLLGFLKLWHLAVIWLAFDFIGLIGDNAGGSFSHLGGSLFGFLYVNQASNKKIDLSSMFSSFFKRKEKPLKTVHKSAKRKQNTVKTPAPNQVQIDTILDKISKSGYDTLTKTEKEFLFKQGKR, via the coding sequence ATGAGTTTTATAGACACTTTAAAATACAAGTATAAAACAGGTACGATAATTGAAAAATTAATATACCTAAATGTTGCAGTTTTTGCGATTACACTTTTATTAACTGTTTTTCTAGGCTTATACAAAGAAGAGGCTAGCTTTATTACAAAATGGTTTTCATTAGATGATAATTTAGATATATTTCTTACCAGACCTTGGTCGATAATTACTTATGGCTTTCTACATGCTGATTTTATTCATCTAATTTTCAATATGATTACGTTATATTTTATTGGAAATCTTTTTATTCAATATTTTACACAGAAACAAGCGTTGACTTTTTACATTTTAGGAACTTTGTTTGGAGGAATTTTCTATCTATTAAGTCAGAATTATTTTCCTCTTTTTGAAGGAGATTCTTTTAAATTAGTTGGAGCTTCAGCAGGAATTTCGGCAATATTTATTGGTATTGTTACCTATATTCCCAATTATCAAATTAAAATTCCTCTTTTAGGTTTTTTAAAATTGTGGCATTTGGCAGTAATATGGTTGGCTTTCGATTTTATTGGTTTAATTGGAGATAATGCTGGTGGTAGTTTTTCTCATTTAGGGGGAAGTTTATTCGGCTTTTTATATGTGAATCAAGCAAGTAATAAAAAGATAGATCTTTCAAGCATGTTTTCTTCCTTTTTCAAAAGAAAAGAGAAACCTTTAAAAACAGTTCATAAATCTGCTAAAAGAAAACAAAATACAGTTAAAACACCTGCACCAAACCAAGTACAAATAGATACCATATTAGATAAAATAAGTAAGTCTGGTTACGATACACTTACAAAAACTGAAAAGGAGTTTTTGTTTAAACAAGGAAAAAGATAA
- a CDS encoding endonuclease/exonuclease/phosphatase family protein — protein MKNLSFLDKILYLVNSLMATLLLLSFLLPFISPKTIPAFAILSLFVPILLIINAAFAVYWLIKLKKQFLLSFIILTIGWLFTSPFYKISSNNSSLNSDLKVMSYNVKAFDLFTKKKDTTSSKNGFDFIANKNLDVIAIQEYYQSKKIKLSFPYKYVKFKTENGKYGMAIYSKYKIINSGSLNLQSPGNNIIFVDILKKKDTIRIYNAHFESLRIKPNEENFGQENSEKLIKRISTSFKKQAEQTDLFLKHEQQWKGKKIICGDFNNTAYSWMYHEVSKNKKDAFIEAGKGFGKSYNYWFPLRIDFILTDENAIINQFSTFSEEFSDHFPIQSKINW, from the coding sequence ATGAAGAACCTATCCTTTTTAGACAAAATTCTTTATTTAGTGAACTCATTAATGGCAACGTTACTTTTGTTATCATTTCTATTGCCTTTTATTTCCCCAAAAACTATTCCTGCATTTGCAATACTGAGCCTTTTTGTACCAATTCTACTCATAATAAACGCGGCTTTTGCTGTATATTGGCTTATTAAATTAAAAAAACAATTTCTTTTATCCTTTATAATTTTAACTATAGGATGGCTTTTTACAAGTCCGTTTTATAAAATATCTAGTAATAATTCATCCTTAAATTCCGATTTAAAAGTGATGAGTTATAACGTAAAGGCCTTTGATTTATTTACAAAAAAAAAGGATACTACAAGTTCTAAAAATGGTTTCGATTTCATAGCCAACAAAAACCTCGATGTTATAGCGATTCAAGAATACTACCAGTCGAAAAAAATAAAACTTTCCTTTCCATATAAATATGTGAAATTTAAAACTGAAAATGGTAAATACGGTATGGCTATTTATTCTAAATATAAAATTATAAATTCTGGTTCATTAAATTTACAAAGCCCTGGTAATAATATTATTTTTGTAGATATATTAAAAAAGAAAGATACCATTAGAATTTATAATGCACATTTCGAATCTCTAAGAATAAAACCTAATGAAGAGAATTTTGGACAAGAAAATTCAGAAAAATTAATAAAACGGATTTCTACATCATTTAAAAAACAAGCAGAACAAACCGACTTATTTTTAAAGCATGAGCAACAATGGAAAGGCAAGAAAATAATTTGTGGCGATTTTAATAATACCGCCTACTCTTGGATGTATCACGAAGTTTCTAAAAACAAAAAAGATGCTTTTATAGAAGCTGGTAAAGGTTTTGGAAAGTCTTATAATTACTGGTTTCCATTAAGAATAGATTTTATTTTAACTGATGAAAATGCTATTATAAATCAGTTTTCAACTTTCTCTGAAGAATTTTCAGACCACTTCCCTATTCAATCGAAAATAAATTGGTAA
- the ribH gene encoding 6,7-dimethyl-8-ribityllumazine synthase has protein sequence MATTNLSYYDKTTIPNAKSFRFGIVVSEWNPEITRNLQKGAIETLIDCGASKENIISWDVPGSFELVFGCKKMIQSQQVDAIIAIGNVIQGETKHFDFVCEGVTQGIVDLNIKHDVPVIFCVLTDNTKQQSLDRSGGNLGNKGIECAVAAVKMAALKNIDRKNDSIGF, from the coding sequence ATGGCAACAACAAACTTATCATATTACGATAAAACAACTATCCCAAATGCGAAGTCTTTTCGATTTGGGATTGTTGTTTCTGAATGGAATCCAGAAATTACTAGAAACCTTCAAAAAGGAGCAATTGAAACTTTAATAGACTGTGGAGCTTCCAAAGAAAACATTATTTCTTGGGATGTTCCTGGAAGTTTTGAATTGGTTTTTGGATGCAAAAAAATGATTCAATCACAACAGGTTGATGCTATTATAGCCATTGGAAATGTAATTCAAGGAGAAACAAAACATTTCGATTTTGTTTGTGAAGGTGTTACACAAGGCATTGTAGACTTAAATATTAAACATGATGTTCCTGTAATTTTCTGTGTATTAACAGACAATACAAAACAACAATCTTTAGATAGATCTGGCGGAAACTTAGGTAATAAAGGAATAGAATGTGCTGTTGCTGCAGTAAAAATGGCTGCATTAAAAAATATAGACAGAAAAAACGATAGTATCGGTTTTTAA
- a CDS encoding GNAT family N-acetyltransferase, with protein sequence MIFETERLLIRKLNSDDLQEFHVLENNPEVLKYATGTVKNFEENSKELKYLISLYIKPKNDFWIYAIERKQGAKFIGTLALVKDNIDDEIGYRFVEECWGKGYGYEVCEGLLYYSKQLKIKKLVAYVVLENKASVKILERLKFKRVKYFRDKDVSLSEIKYQIIL encoded by the coding sequence ATGATTTTTGAAACAGAAAGACTACTTATTAGAAAATTGAATTCAGACGATTTACAAGAATTTCATGTGCTTGAAAATAACCCAGAAGTTTTAAAATACGCAACAGGAACTGTTAAGAATTTTGAAGAGAATTCTAAAGAACTAAAATACTTAATATCTTTATACATTAAGCCAAAAAATGATTTTTGGATTTATGCGATTGAAAGAAAACAAGGAGCAAAATTTATAGGCACTCTTGCATTGGTAAAAGATAATATTGATGATGAAATTGGATATAGGTTTGTTGAAGAGTGTTGGGGGAAAGGCTATGGTTACGAAGTTTGTGAAGGTTTACTTTATTATAGCAAGCAGTTAAAAATAAAAAAGCTAGTTGCTTATGTTGTTCTTGAAAACAAGGCATCAGTAAAAATATTAGAACGTCTAAAGTTTAAAAGAGTGAAATATTTTAGAGATAAAGATGTGTCACTTTCAGAAATAAAATACCAAATTATACTATGA
- the mutL gene encoding DNA mismatch repair endonuclease MutL, producing the protein MSDIIQLLPDHVANQIAAGEVVQRPASVVKELLENAIDAGATNIKLLIKDAGKTLIQVIDDGKGMSTTDARMSFERHATSKIQKAEDLFNLNTKGFRGEALASIAAIAHVELKTKPTDEELGTCIKIEGSKIISQEFVSTGKGTSLAVKNLFYNIPARRNFLKSDTVETRHIIDEFQRVALAHSDISFLLHHNNNEVYHLKSGNLRQRIVAVFGTKMNEKLVPIDEKTDIVAIEGFVAKPEFSKRKRGEQFFFVNNRFIKSSYLNHAVVSAFDGLLEQGAHPSYFLYLTVPANTIDINIHPTKTEIKFDNEKALYAMLRATVKHSLGQYNVAPVLDFNRDAGLDTPYAFKSDAKPASVPKISVNPDFNPFKEEQYQKESNFSFKKEKPTESWESLYTSVESSNEQPNASLFEHQEEEKTQKTFQIQRKYVMSLIKSGVVLINQSLAHQRVLYEQFLESITVKEANSQQLLFPVKISFSSAEIEMIYTIKTELENAGFSFDEFTKDSVTIKGIPVSVTESKITIILEELLNDMNLEVPDASFSHFDVMAKSFAKTLSIKTGTLLSEREQESLVNNLFSCKEPTVSPFGKATFKTLTLNQIDNLFNS; encoded by the coding sequence ATGTCTGATATCATTCAACTTTTACCAGATCATGTAGCAAACCAAATTGCTGCAGGAGAAGTGGTACAACGCCCTGCTTCTGTAGTAAAAGAATTACTAGAAAATGCAATTGATGCAGGTGCAACCAATATAAAATTATTAATAAAAGATGCTGGTAAAACGCTTATTCAAGTAATTGATGACGGTAAAGGAATGAGCACTACAGACGCTAGAATGAGTTTCGAACGTCATGCAACTTCTAAGATTCAGAAGGCAGAAGATTTATTCAATTTAAACACCAAAGGTTTTCGTGGAGAAGCTTTGGCTTCTATTGCTGCCATTGCACATGTAGAACTAAAAACAAAACCTACTGACGAAGAACTAGGTACGTGTATAAAAATTGAAGGAAGTAAAATAATTTCTCAAGAATTTGTTTCTACTGGTAAAGGCACAAGTTTAGCTGTAAAAAACTTATTCTACAATATTCCTGCAAGAAGAAATTTCTTAAAATCAGATACGGTAGAAACGCGCCATATTATTGATGAATTTCAACGGGTAGCTTTGGCACATTCAGACATTTCATTTTTATTACATCATAATAACAACGAAGTATATCACCTTAAAAGTGGAAATCTTCGTCAGCGCATTGTGGCTGTTTTTGGAACTAAAATGAATGAAAAATTAGTTCCTATTGATGAAAAAACAGATATTGTTGCTATTGAAGGTTTTGTTGCAAAGCCTGAGTTTTCTAAAAGAAAACGAGGTGAACAATTCTTTTTTGTGAATAACCGATTTATAAAAAGTTCATACCTAAATCATGCAGTTGTAAGTGCTTTTGATGGTTTACTTGAACAAGGAGCACATCCTTCTTACTTCTTATATTTAACCGTTCCTGCAAATACAATAGACATTAACATTCACCCAACAAAGACAGAAATAAAGTTTGATAATGAAAAAGCTTTGTATGCGATGTTGCGTGCAACCGTAAAACATAGTTTAGGGCAATACAATGTTGCCCCTGTTTTAGATTTTAATAGAGATGCAGGTTTAGACACACCTTATGCATTTAAATCGGATGCAAAACCAGCTTCTGTTCCTAAAATTTCTGTTAACCCAGATTTTAACCCGTTTAAAGAAGAGCAATACCAAAAAGAAAGTAATTTTTCTTTTAAAAAGGAAAAACCAACGGAGAGTTGGGAATCTTTATACACTTCAGTAGAAAGTTCGAACGAGCAACCAAATGCTAGTTTATTTGAGCATCAAGAAGAAGAGAAAACACAAAAAACGTTTCAGATTCAGCGTAAATATGTAATGAGTTTGATAAAATCTGGTGTGGTTTTAATAAACCAATCTTTGGCACATCAAAGAGTACTATATGAGCAATTTTTAGAAAGTATTACCGTTAAAGAAGCAAATAGTCAGCAATTATTGTTTCCTGTAAAAATATCTTTCTCTTCTGCAGAAATAGAAATGATTTACACAATAAAAACAGAGTTAGAAAACGCAGGTTTTTCTTTTGATGAATTTACAAAAGACAGTGTTACGATAAAAGGAATTCCGGTTTCTGTAACTGAGAGCAAAATTACTATTATTTTAGAAGAATTGTTAAATGATATGAATTTAGAAGTTCCAGATGCAAGTTTTAGTCATTTTGATGTAATGGCAAAATCATTTGCAAAAACATTGTCTATAAAAACAGGAACATTATTATCTGAAAGAGAACAAGAAAGCTTAGTAAATAATTTGTTTTCTTGTAAAGAACCAACAGTTTCTCCTTTCGGTAAAGCAACATTTAAAACATTAACACTAAACCAAATAGACAACCTATTTAATAGCTAA
- a CDS encoding tol-pal system YbgF family protein translates to MATYKKKYKAEGKKEQQQVDESEFETAGVLNTLDETASRSEKWIEKNSKPLFYALVGVVVIFLAYLGYTKYISEPNEIEASNELAFPRKYYDQASTAGSGIDSLLTLGLEGADGKYGFLDIADSFSGTNAGNLANYYAGVSYLEMKQYDKAIEYLEKFNSDDEMLGPVTLGAVGDAFADINQPEDALDYYVKAANKKQNDFTTPLFLYKAGMTAMELKKFDKAESLFTKIKENYPTSDQGRDVVKFINAAKYAN, encoded by the coding sequence ATGGCAACTTACAAGAAAAAATATAAAGCAGAAGGTAAAAAAGAACAACAACAGGTAGACGAATCTGAATTCGAAACAGCTGGTGTTTTAAACACTTTAGACGAGACTGCTTCGAGATCTGAAAAATGGATCGAAAAAAACAGCAAACCTTTATTCTATGCTTTAGTTGGTGTAGTTGTTATCTTTTTAGCATACTTAGGATATACTAAATACATCTCTGAGCCAAATGAAATAGAGGCTTCTAACGAATTAGCTTTCCCAAGAAAATATTACGACCAAGCTTCAACTGCTGGTTCTGGAATCGATTCTTTGTTAACTTTAGGTTTAGAAGGCGCAGATGGTAAATACGGTTTCTTAGACATTGCAGATTCTTTTAGCGGTACAAACGCTGGAAATTTAGCAAACTATTATGCTGGTGTTTCTTATTTGGAAATGAAACAGTATGACAAAGCAATTGAGTATTTAGAAAAATTTAATTCTGATGACGAAATGTTAGGTCCTGTTACTTTAGGTGCTGTTGGAGATGCTTTTGCAGATATCAACCAACCTGAAGATGCTTTAGACTATTATGTAAAAGCTGCTAATAAAAAACAAAATGATTTTACAACTCCTTTATTTTTATACAAAGCAGGAATGACTGCTATGGAGTTAAAAAAGTTTGACAAAGCAGAATCTTTATTTACTAAAATAAAAGAAAACTACCCAACATCTGACCAAGGTAGAGATGTTGTGAAATTTATAAATGCTGCTAAATACGCAAACTAG